One Desulfobacteraceae bacterium genomic window, TCGGTGGGGTGCGCGCAGTGGCGGATGCCCATGATCTCCCCATCGTCGGCCTCGGAGGTGACCGCCAGGCACTCGGGCAGATGCGCCCGCGAGACCGCCAGCGAGTGGTAGCGCATGGCCTGAAAGGGCTTCGCGATGCCGCTGTAGATGGCCCGCCCGTCGGCGGACACCATGGAGGTCTTGCCGTGCATCAGGCGTTTGGCCCCCACCACCGCGCCGCCGAAGGCCGCCGCGATGGCCTGGTGGCCGAGGCAGACCCCCAAAAGCGGCACCTCGCCGGAGAACTCGCGGATCACCGCCAGCGAGATGCCCGCGGTCTCCGGGCGCCCGGGCCCCGGCGAAATGACGATCCCCGCGGGCGCAAGGTCGCGCAGCTGCGCCACGCTCACGGCGTCGTTGCGGACCACGGTGACCGCGGCGCCCAGCTGCATGAGGTATTGGACCAGATTATAGGTGAAGGAATCGTAGTTGTCGATCATCACGATCATGTCGCGCTCCTCCCGCTGAAAACGGCTTGGCGGGTGACCAGCTCCAGGGCTTTCTGGATGGCCATGGCCTTGTTGACGGTTTCCCGGCGCTCGCGCTCGGGGTCGGAGTCGGCCACCAGGCCGGCGCCGGCACGGACCGTCAGGCGGCCGTTTTCGACGCAGGCCGTCCGGATGGTGATGGCCAGATCCATGTTGCCGTGAAACGAGATGTAGCCCACCGCCCCGCCGTAGGGGCCGCGGGGGGTTTCCTCCAGCTCGGCGATGATTTCCATGGCCCGGATTTTGGGTGCCCCGGAAAGGGTGCCTGCCGGAAACGTCGCCCGCAGCAGGTCCCAGACGTCACAGTCCGGCTTGAGGTCGCAGCGGATGTTGGAGACCAGGTGCATCACGTGGGAGTAGCGCTCCACCAGCATCAGGTCCGTCACCTGAACGCTGCCCACCTCGGCCACCCGGCCCAGGTCGTTGCGCCCCAGGTCCACCAGCATGAGGTGCTCGGCGCGCTCCTTTTCATCCTGGAGCAGTTCGTCGGCCAGCGCGCGGTCCTCCTGTTCACTGGCGCCGCGGGGGCGCGTGCCGGCGATCGGGCGCAGGGTGGCGATGCCGTTTTCCAGGCGCACCATGGTTTCCGGTGATGAGCCCACCAGGGCGATGTCGTCCAGCTGGAGGAAATAGAGGTAGGGCGAGGGGTTGATGAAGCGCTGGGCCCGGTAGAGGGACCAGAGGTCCGGCGGGTTGGGGCAGACGAACGGCTGGGAGACCACGGCCTGGATGATGTCCCCGGCCGTGATGTAGGCCTTGGTGCGCACGACCCGCTGGCGGTAGGCTTCCGGCGGGTGAACAGCCGACAGCTGAAACCGAGCGCTCGCGGGCGCCGCCTCCACCGCCGGCCGTGCCAGCAGACCCAACAGCGCCCGGAGCCCTTCGGTGGCCGCGGCATAGGCGTCATCGACGTTATGCGCGCCATCGGGAAAGGTGATCTTGACGGCCAGCAGGGTGTGCCGGATGTTGTCGAAGATCAGTAGCTCATCGGGCACGATGAACTGCGCCAGCGGGGTTTCGAGGGGCAGTTTGTTGGGGATTTTTTCGAAAAACGACACCATTTCATAGGTCAGATAGCCCACCAGGCCGCCCCAGAAGCGGGGCAATTCGGGTATCTCGGGCGGTCGGAAGCCGGTCATGAAAGCCCTCAGAACCGCCAGCGGATCCCCGTGGTGGGGCAGCCGGCGCTGGGTTCCGTTTTCCCGGATCTCCACCGCGTCCCGAAAAACCTTGAGATGCGCCCGGGCCGAGGTTCCCAGAAAGCTGTAGCGGCCCCAGCGCTCGCCGCCCTCGACGCTTTCAAAGAGAAACACCGGCCGGCCGCCGGCGCGCAGCTTGCCCAGAAGGCTGACGGGGGTTTCGGTGTCGGCCAGGATTTCGATGCACACCGGCACGACGTTGTGGCCTGCGGCCAGCTGCCGGTAGGCACCGGGTTCTGGAAACTGTCTGATCTGCATCCGCTGCGTCCTTTCAGGTGATTCAAAAAGCTCTCGGTGCGGGGCCGCGGCTTCGGACCAAAAAAAACCGCGGCCTCCAGGAGGGTGCCGCGGTTTTGGGTGGTTATCGGTCAGGATCGTTCAGGCTGAGACGAAAACGTCGGCACACCTCCAGTGGGGGATGCGCCAACATCCGCACGGAACCTGGCGGTTGTCGAAAATTGCATGGGGGTGAAGGGATTTCACGTTCATGGGCCTGTCATTTAAAAAAAATTGACTGAACTTTGCGGTATCCCGCGGTCTTTGTCAAGCGATTTTTGACTTGCCGCCTTCAGCCCCAAACGCGCGGGGGAGACAGGGCAGGAGCCCCGTGCCCCGCTTTGCGCCCGATCTCAGGGCTCTTTGGCCAGATGCCGGATTTGGTCCAGCCAGTCGTCGCCGCCGGACGGGGCGCCGTTGTCGGCGGCGGATATGTGTCGTTTGGGCAGCACCACCCGGAAGCGGGCCCCGGCCCCCAAACGGCTTTCCACCGTGATGCGGCCGCCAAGCTTTTCGACGATCCCGCGGGTGACGAAGAGCCCCAGGCCGGTGCCCTCGCCGGGGGGTTTGGTGCTGAAGAAAGGCTCGAAGATCTTGTCCAGGTTCTCCTTGGGGATGCCCTTGCCGGTGTCGGCGATCTCCAGGGCGACGCCCTCGCCGTGGGCCTGCAGACGCACGTCGATGCGGCCCTCGTCGGCGCTGGCCTGGACGGCATTGGAGAGCAGGTTGATCAGCACCTGGCGCAGCTGGTAGGGGTCGCTCCAGATGGTTTCCGCCTCGGGGGCGATCTCGCGCTGGACGCTGACGTTGCGGTTGGCGATCTCGCGGTGGAGCAGTTCCAGGGTTTCCGCCACCAGGGAGGGCAGATGGACCTCCACCACCGCCGCCTCCTGCCGCTGGACCGAGCCCAGCAGCTGGTGGGTGATGCGCCGGGCGCGTTCAATGGCGTTTTCGATCTTGCCGATGGCTTTTTCGAGGTCCTCCCTGCGCGGAATGTCAGCCATCTGCGGGTTTTTGAGAATCAGCCGCATCCAGCCGGCCGATTCCTTGATGATCGCCAGGGGGTTGTTGATCTCATGGGCCACCCCGGTGGCCAGGGTCCCCAGCGAGGCCAGGCGCTCGGTGGCGATCATCTGCTGTTCCATCCGTGCCCGGTAGGCGGCCTCGCGTTTTTTTTCGGCGGCCCGCAGGATCTTGTCGTGGGCCTGATGGATTTTGCTGACCAGCTGCTCCAGTTCGATCGGTTTGGTGAGATAGTCGAAGGCCCCCGACTTGATCCCGGCCACCCCGTCGGGGGTGGTGGCGTGCCCGGTCAGGAGAATCACCTCGGTTTCCGGGTATTTTTCCTTGATCCGCCCCAGGACCTCGATCCCGTTCATGCCGGGCATTTTCACGTCCAGCACGACCACATCCATGGGCTGCTCGGCCAGCAGCCGCAGGCACTCCTCGCCGGTGGCAGCCTCCGCCGGCGTTATTCCGCGTTTGGTGAGCCGGCGCGCGATGGCGCGGCGGAAGTCGGCTTCGTCGTCAACCAGCAGCAGTCGGATGGGATCCATGGGTGCCTCGGGTGTTGGGGCGTGGCAGCGCCGGAATCGGGCCTGGCAGGCAAACCCTCACGCTCCCGCCGGTGGGGTGGGGCGGGCGGCCCAGGCCTTGGCAATTTTTTTCAGCAGATCATCGAGCTCGCAGGGTTTGGTGAGGTAGTCGAATGCCCCCTCCTGCATGCCCTGCTGTGCGGCGGTTGCCGATCCGTGACCGGTCAGCATGATCACGGCCAGCTCGGGAGCCATCTTTTTGAAGACCCGCAGCACCTCGATCCCGTCCATGTCCTCCATCTTGAGGTCCAGCACGGCGACATCGAAATCGTTGCGGCGCAGCAGCTGGATCCCCTCGGCGCCCGAATAGGCCTTGGTGACCTTGACCTTGCGCCGCTGCAGGCGATTGGCGAGAACGTCGACGTAGCTTTTCTCGTCATCGACGATCAGCAGCCGGATATTTTCGAGCTGAAACGATTGCATGGTGCAGAAACCCCCGCCTACGTGCGGCGCGATGTAATCTCCTTGATCCGGGCCTCGATGATCTTCTCCTCGTGCTGGCGCTTTTTGGCGGCCGCCTGCTCCACCTTGCTCAGCAGCAGGTCGATGTCGCAGGGTTTCATCAGATAGTCGTAGGCGCCCAGCTTCATCCCCTCGATGGCGGTTTCCACCGTGGCATGTCCGGTGAGCATGATGACCTCCAGCAGGGGTGCCACCTTCTTGATCTCCCGCAGGGTCTCGATGCCGTCCATGCCGGGCATTTTGACGTCCAGAATGACCACCTCCAGATTGCCGAACTTTTTGACCTGCTCCAGGGCTTCCGGGCCGCTGGCGGCGGCTTCGATGTTGAGGTTGCGCTTGGTGAGACGCTTGGTCATCGTCTCCACGAAACCGGTTTCGTCATCGACCAACAACACATTCGCAAGTGCCATAGCATTATCTCCTTTGGACTGCCGCACTGACGGTGCGCCTGCACCGGGTCATGCCGCGGGTTGGGCCGGGCCTTCGGACTGGGGCTGGACCGGCAGCTGGATGCGGAAGGTCGTACCCATGTCCACAACACTGTTGACGTCGATTTCACCGCCCATTTTCTTGATGATCCCGTAGCAGATCGAAAGCCCCAGACCAGTACCCTTGCCCACCGGTTTGGTGGTGAAAAACGGGTCGAAAATGCGGCCCAGGTTCGCCCGCGGGATGCCGGGTCCGGTGTCGGCGAATTCGACCATAATCTTGTCGTCGGCCTGGTGGGTGGAAATTTTGAGCGACCCGCCGGTCTGGTTCATGGCATCCAGGGCGTTGTTGATCAGGTTGAGAAACACCTGCTGCAGTTCGGTCTGGGAGACCTGCAGCGGGGGCAGCCCCTCGGCCAGCTGGGTTTCCATGGTGACCTTGCTGTAGCGCGCCCGCTGGGCTGAGAGCGACACCATTTCCTGGATCAGATCATTGATCGCCACATCCTCCACCCGGGAGTCGGTTTTGCGAGCGAAGCTCAGCAGCTTGTGGGTGATTTCCTTGCAGCGCTTGCCCTGGTTTTTGATCTGCTGCAGGGCGCGCTGGAATTCGGCCTTGTTTTCGGTCTGGGCAAGGTCTTCGTCCTCCAGCAGATCCTCGATCCAGCCGGCTTCCTCCACCATGATGGCCACGGGGTTGTTGATCTCGTGGGCGATGCCCGCGGCCAACTCTCCCACCGAGGCCAGCTTGCCGGTCTCGATCACCTGCTGGTTCATCATCTCCTTTTCACGGTCGGCAACCGCGATGCGCGCCACCATGCGTCCGGTGAGAATGTGGGCCATGGCCACGATCGCGAGGGCGCCGGCGATGAAAATCAGGATGGCGATGTTCAGGGTGCGACTGATGTCGGAAAAGGCGTCCTCGGTGCTCTGCTGAAAGACCAGCAGCCACTGGTTATCCTTGAGAAAAGCCGTTGCGAAGATGCTGGGGACCCCCTTGCGGTCTTCGCGTTCGACAATGTAGGCCGGGCGGGAGGCCCCGGCCCCCCTCTTCAGGAAGTTGGCGAAGTAGCCGTCCTTGGAGAGCGGGATTTCATACAGGGGCTTGGTCTGAAACTCCAGTTCGCGGTTGAGGATATAGGCGAATCCGGTCTTTCCGACCCGCAGATTTTCCACCAGGGTGTTGAAAGCTGCGAAATTGATGGTGGCCCGCAGCAGGCAGGCGCTGCCGCCGAAATCCTTGCGCACGGCCACGATGAAGTGCGGCGTGCCGCGCAGCCCCAGAAAGACGTCGCTGATGAAGTAGGGGGCCGCAATGGCCTGGCGGAACCATTCGGCTTTGGAATAGTCCGCCTCTGTCAGCAGGTACGGACCGGCATAGGCCACCTGGCGCCCGTTTTCGTCGATCAGGCCGAGATCCTCGAAAACCCCCCCGTATTCCTGGCGCAAAATCATCAGCAAATCTTTGAGAAACGCCGAATCACTGAGCTGCTCGCAGTCGAAAACGTCCGCCACAAACCGGATGTCGCCGAGTTTTTCGGACAGGAAGGTGTCGATGCCCTGTTTGTGTTTGAGCACCAGCTCTTCGAGATGGGCATGGATTTTTTCACGGTAGGAGATTCGAAACTGGTCGAGAATCACCCCGATGGCCACGATCATCGGTGCGAAGGAAACCAGAACCACAATCATCACCAGGCGGCGATGAAGATGCTTGTAATATGCGTTTGACAGGAGTCTTTGGTTGTCCATGCCCGCTTTCTTCAGCTTGGCCGCAATGGGATCCTTTTCCCGCCCAGGGCCGCGGGACGCGCCGGTGGCGTTCGGTGGAATCGGCATCCCATTGAAGTCATAGGAATATAGGTCAATAATTGATCGAAAATCAAGCAAAAACGGGACACCCGCAGGCCATGGGAGGGTGCGGGTTGAGTTCGCCGCGAGGGCGTTTGAACCCGTCGCCCCGGGGAGCCAAGGCCCACGCCGGGGGTGGGGGTGCCGGTAGGCTCGCGTGCCGCAGGGGCGTCCCCCCCAAGAGGAGGGGACGCCGCCCTGCGGGGAGCTTTAGGGGGTGCGCGCGATGGGCAGCATGCCCTTTTGGCTGAAGAGCTCCTGGGCCTCGGGGGAAAAGGCGAAATCCACGAACGCCTTGACCGGGCCGCTGGGCTCGCCCTTGGTCACATAGGAGAACACCTGATATAAGGGGTAGGCGGGATCTCCGGGGGGCAGCCCGCCGATCTTGAGTGCCTTGACACCCTCGGTGGTGATGCTGGCGCCCCGGGAGATGAATGATATGGCCCCGGGAAACTTTGCGACGATATCGATGACGTCGGTAGATTCGTAGGTCATTAGGTCGTAGACGATTTCCTTGTGTTTCATCACCTGGCGGCGAAAGTTCTGATTTGCGCCGGTGTCCTTGCCGGGAACAACCACCATGATGGGGGCATCGGCTCCGCCCAGGGCCCGCCAGGTGGTGATGCCCCCGCTGAAAACCTCCTCTAGCTGATCAATCGTGAGATCCGTCACCGCAGCGTCGGCATGAACAATCACGGCCAGCGGGTCCTTGCAGAATGGGATTTCCACGTAGCCATACTCGTTGTAGCGGTAATACAGTTGCCGGGTGGTGCTGGCGATGTCGGCGAAACCGTTCATCAGCCGGTTGACCGCCGATGAGGAGGAGGACACGAAGACCTCCACCGGGATGCCGGTTTTTTTCTGGAACATCTCCACGCCTTCCTTCCCGAAGGCCCGGTAAACCTGTGCGGCCTGGCTGTAGCGCAGGCTGTCCTGGGCCGAGGCCGCCGAATTCTGCCCCAGGCTGCCCCACAGAAGGATGGTGCCGAGGGTCACTACGAGTAGTAGCGCTTGTTTTTTCATGCCGTGCCTCCTCTGGTGAACGATAAATGCCGCGAGTGCTTGTTTTCAATGGTTTTGGCGGGAACCTTTGGCGATCTGATTCTGCAACCCGTATGCCATTTGAAGCGATTTATTTTTGGTTTAACTAGCTTTAAAAACGGGTAATTTTGATCCGAGCGGTTTGCCCCGGGTGTCTTGCCAGGGGGGCTTTGTCGAAATTTTTTACATGCTGTAAAGGCGGTTTTTCACGGCCGGTCGGCCTCCGCAGCCCCTGGGTAGGCTTTCCTGTGGCGGGTGTCCACTTCGCGGACCCCAGTCGCATGCGCCGCAATTGAAAACACCCCGCCCGGCGGTTGCGACTCAGCCTGTGGCCGGCAGCAGCGTTTGGAGCGACCAGAAGAGCAGAATGATCAGGGCGATGGAGATGGCCACGACCGTCAGGGCCTGACGGCGGGGCAGACCCAGCCCGCGGGTCATGCCGGTTCCGATCAGCCACCACTTCCAGGCTTCGGTGAGCAGGACCAGCCCGGGAACCCAGGAGGCCAGGAGGGTGATCCCGGCTGCCAGGGCGTAAATGGTGAAAACCCGCCGGAAGGCGATCTCCCGGCCCCGCATCAGGGTGATGATCAGCCAGCCGGCGCCGGCGGCGATAAGGGTCATGCCCACGGCGTTGGCGAAATAGATCAGCCCAAGGTACACCGGCTGTGGGCCCGGCTGAGCGATCACACAGGCCCCGGCAAAAAGGAGGCTGGAAACCACCAGCATGCCCAGGGGACGGCTCCAGCCGGCTTCCGGCGGCAGCTCGGCCAACACGGCGCGCGGGTTGACCGACAGGCGGGTCAGGGTCGTCAGGTAGAAGCGCAGGGAAAAGGCGGTGCCGGCGTTCATGGCCTAAACCACACCCAGACGGTAGAGAACGCCCACTACCAGCATGACCAGGGTCAAGATGAAAAACAGTTTGCGCTCGGTTTGGCGGCTGAAATAGATCCGGCCGTCGCGGCGCATGAAAGCGCGCTCAGGCTTCGGTCTGGCCTCGATTTTTGACGTTGTCATGGCGTTTTTACTTTTCCCGGGGCGTCTGGTGGTTTTGGATGGCGCGGATCTTCTCCTCCAGGTGCCGCCGTCTTTCAAACGCCTCGGCGACCTTCTCCAGCAGTTCGTCGATCTCCGAGGGCTTGGTCAGGTAGTCGGTGGCGCCCGATTTCATCCCCTCCACAGCCGATTCGAAGGTGCCGTGGCCGGTGAGCATGATGACCTCCACCAAGGGGTGGCGCCGTTTAATCTCCTTGAGCGTTGCAATCCCGTCCATCCCGGGCATTTTGACGTCCACAATGGCCACGTCAACTGGGTTGCGGTCTATCGTCGCCAGCGCCTCGGCCCCGCTGCCGGCCGTCAGCACGTCATAGCCTTTTCTGCGCAACACTTTCTGGGTGGTTGAAAGAAAACGCTCCTCGTCGTCCACCAGCAGAATCTTCGGTTTTCGCATCTTAGTTTCTCCCGGCCGGTTTGGTTGACGGCCCCGGCAACAGGGGGTGCCCTCTTTCCGTGGGCGGCATGGCGCCGTGCCCCGGCCCAAAAGCGCCGCGCGCCCCTTTATGCCGCCGTGGTGGGCAGATCGATGACAAAGGTGGCCCCTTCGCCGGGTGCGCTCTGAACCGTCATGGCGCCCCCTAGATTCTGGATGATGCCGTAGCAGACCGAGAGTCCCAGCCCGGTGCCTTTGCCCACCGGTTTGGTGGTGAAAAAGGGCGAGAAAATTTTATCCAGGTTCCCCGCATCGATCCCGCAGCCGTTGTCGTTGACTGTTATCCGGACGCGGCCGTTGCCGGTCGGCGCCGAGCTGACGGTCAATTCACCGCCCATTGTTCCGTGGCGCGCAATGATGGCGTCCATGGCGTTGTTGAAGAGGTTCAACAGCACCTGCTGGAGCTGGGAGGGGTCGCCGTGGATGAAAACCGGCCCGTCCTGGATTTCGCGATGGATGGCGATGCCTTCGACGCTGGCCTTTTTGGCCACCATCTCGATCACTTCGGGGATGAAAGTCTGGATGTCGAAATCCTGGACCGCATCCTCGCTTTTGCGGCCGAAGCGCAAAATCGCGTGGGTGATCTTCGAGCAGCGTGCGATCTGGAGCGAAATCTGGCTGACCGAATCTTCGAGATCCTTCAGGTCTTCGGATTCCGGCAGCTGGCCGGAGGCCTTGAGGTCCGCGATGATGGTTTCGATCAGGGCCTGCTCGCTTTTCATGACCTGTAGCGGGTTGTTGATCTCATGAGCGAAGCCGGCCGCCATTTCCCCCAGCTCGGACAGGCGATGGGCGCGGATGAGCTGTTCGTTGAGCTGGTTTTTTTCGCGGTCGGTCTGCTGGATGCGGGCCACGATGCGATCGGTCAGGTAAAAGGCCACCGCGATGATGACCGCACCGCCCAGCAGCGAGATCAAGAGGATCAGATGGGTGGCGGTGCTGAGGGCCTTGAAGGCGTCGGCCTTTTCCTGGCGCACCACCAGCAGCCAGTTTTTGTTGGTCAGGCGGGTGGTGGCATACAGGTAGGTGTCCCCCTGTCTGTCGCTTTCGATGAATATTCTGACCCTCTGATCCTCCACCGGATACCAGCCGAAATCGGGGTCCTGCGCCATCAGGCGGCCGCCCGAGCGGCGCTCGGTTTGAAACGTCCCCTGGGCGCTGAGCAGGAATGCCTCGCCGGTTTTGCCGATTCGCACCCGCCCCGCCAGTTCGTTGAACATCTGGGTGTCGATGGTGGCCCGGATGACCCACCGCGAGGCGCCGTCCTGTTTGGCCAGGGCGATCACGAAGTGGGGTACTTTGCGGTAGCCCAGGAAGATGTCGCTGATGTAAACCCCTTTTTCCATCACGGCCTTGAACCAGGGTTCGTCGCGGTAGCTTTTCCATTTGAGTTCAAACGGCCCTTGGTAGGCGACGTGCATGCCGCTCTGGTCGAAAACCCCCAGATCGACGAAGGCGCTTGAGCTCTGCTGGAGCAAGGCCAGGGCCCGCTTGAGGGTTTCGGGGCGGCCGAGGCTCTCGTAGCTGTGGGTGTTGAGAACAAACTCGAGATCGCTGCGGCGCTCGGCCAGGAAGGAATCGATCATGTGGCGGTGGTCTTCGACGATGCGCGTGATGCTGGCGATGGTGGAGTTTTCCAGGGCCGAGGTGAAATGGTAGTGGCCGATCCAAAGGGCCAGAATAAACGGTACGACCGGCAGCAAGATCATGCTCGCCAGGAGGATTCGCTTCATTGCCGCGTAATGCTGGTCCTTCTCCTTCATGCCTCCTCACTTTCCTCCGATGGACTCGGGCCGTGATCGGCGAGAACCTCCTCCACCACCTGCTTGAGCTGTTCGATGCTGCCGCCCCCTTTTTCCACGAAGGCCGCCGCGGTCACCACGGCCGGACAATCGTCGTAATCCCAGGTGAAGCTGTGGACCACAACGGGCAGCGACGGCATGGCCTGGTGCAGTTTTTCGAGGATGCCGAGTTCGGGTTCGTCGGGCAGATTGAGATCCAGAATCAGGAGATCCGGCGGCGGGTAGTGGTTGACCCAGTTCAACACCTCCCGCCCGTTTTTGGCGAGGCGCACGCGGTAGCCGATCGCCGCCAGCTCCCGTTTCAAAAATTCCCGGACGTGGCGGTTGCGGTCTGCGATTAAAATCGTGATGCCTTTGTCCACCGGACCCCTTGTCGATAGGCGATTGCAGATGATGCCGTCTTGAGCAACGCCTGTGCCAAACCGCTGGTTGGCGAGTGGGGATGCAACCTTCTGAAAACGAAGCTTTTTTTTGGGGAAAGCAGCCGGTGGGGCGGTTCTCTGCAGGTCATGCTGTCGGGGATTTTTACACCCTGTAAAGTGGGGGGTGCCGCTGCCCGGGTACTTCCGGCGATGGCGGAAAGCGGCGTGGCCCGGAGGGGCGGTTTCAGTTTGGCCCGCGGCCGTCCGATAGGGTAAGCGTTTTCGCCTTCAGCCGTCAGACACCCGGCCGCCCAAACGCGCGGAGCCCGGCAGGCGCGCAGCGCTCCGGGCGACTCGCCCAAAGGGGACCAGCCACTGGAAGAAAGGCAGCCGCGTGAGGACCTTTGTTTTTCAGATTGCCGCCGAACCCGACCCGGCCAGCCCGCTGACCTGGAATCTCGGCGGGGCCATCGTCACGGTCTGGGTCCTGGACAAAAGCGCCGATAACGCGGAGGCCCGGGCCACTCATTTCATCACCGGCTATGGTTGGAAAACCATCGAGCGGCCCGACGCTTTCGAGCCCACCCCGCAGCAAATTGCCGAACTGGATTCCGCCGAGGCCGAAACCTGCCGCAAGGCGCGCGCCTACGGGATCGCCGCGCGTTTCGAGATCTGGCCGCCGGTGGACGGCAGCGGCCACCCGGCCTTCCGCTCCCGCCGCCCGCCAACGACCGAGGATGCCTGAGAGGCGTCGCACCTTAAAGCTTTCCCCCCGGCCGCCGGCGCTTCAAGCCGGCGCAACGGCCCGCCGATGGCGCGCCCCATTTTGAGGTTGACACACCCCCGCGCTTGTTGGCACTTAGGACCAGATCCGAATCATAGACGATTGCAAAGGAGGTCCAGTATGCTGGCACGGCGAACTTTTTTGAAGGTCTCAGCCGGGATGGGCGCCCTGGCGATGTTGCACCTGGCCGGTCTGGGCGGGCGTGGACAGGGCCGGGCCGGGGAAACGGCCATCGACCTGCCCCCCCTGCCGTATCCGGAAAACGCCCTTGAACCCCATATTTCAGCCCGGACCATCGGGTTTCACTACGGCAAGCACCACCGCGGGTACGTTGACAAGACCCGGGGCTTTGTGGCCGGGACCGAATGGGCCCAAATGGATCTCGTCGCCCTGGTTCAGAAAACCGCCGGAAAACCCGAGCAGACCAGTATCTTCAACAATGCCGCGCAGGTCTTCAACCACAATTTCTACTGGCTGAGCATGAAGCCCGGCGGCGGGGGCGT contains:
- a CDS encoding response regulator, which produces MDKGITILIADRNRHVREFLKRELAAIGYRVRLAKNGREVLNWVNHYPPPDLLILDLNLPDEPELGILEKLHQAMPSLPVVVHSFTWDYDDCPAVVTAAAFVEKGGGSIEQLKQVVEEVLADHGPSPSEESEEA
- a CDS encoding superoxide dismutase; the protein is MLHLAGLGGRGQGRAGETAIDLPPLPYPENALEPHISARTIGFHYGKHHRGYVDKTRGFVAGTEWAQMDLVALVQKTAGKPEQTSIFNNAAQVFNHNFYWLSMKPGGGGVPDGSLAAALNAAFGSYEGFVAEFKDAAASQFGSGWAWLVRDGADLKIVKTGNADTPLTAGLTPLLTIDVWEHAYYLDYQNRRGDYIQAFLDHLVNWEFAARNLG